A genome region from Trichosurus vulpecula isolate mTriVul1 chromosome 5, mTriVul1.pri, whole genome shotgun sequence includes the following:
- the LOC118851997 gene encoding 40S ribosomal protein S24-like, with amino-acid sequence MTNRLLQRKQMVIDVLHPGKATVPKTEIQEKLAKIYKTTPDVIFVFGFRTHFGGGKTTGFGMICDSLDYAKKNEPKHTLARHGLYEKKKTSRKQRKVRKNRMKKVKGTAKANVSAGKKKD; translated from the coding sequence ATGACAAACAGACTTCTTCAGCGTAAACAGATGGTTATAGATGTCCTTCATCCTGGAAAGGCCACAGTGCCCAAGACTGAAATTCAAGAAAAACTGGCCAAAATATACAAGACCACTCcagatgtcatttttgtctttggattcagaacccattttggtggtggcaaaacaACAGGCTTTGGCATGATTTGTGATTCCCTTGactatgcaaagaaaaatgaaccaaagCACACACTTGCAAGGCATGGCCtgtatgagaagaaaaagacatcaaGAAAGCAGCGAAAGGTACGCaagaacagaatgaagaaagTCAAGGGTACTGCAAAGGCAAATGTCAGTGCTGGCAAAAAGAAGGATTAA